The following DNA comes from Corynebacterium atrinae.
AACTCGGAGATTCAGTACGCACTCGGCCTGCGCCCGTTCTTCGACGACGAGGAGTCCGCTGCCGAAACGCCCGCCGACATCGACGCCGCCATCGACGAGTCCGCTCAGCAGAAGGAGAACTAAGTCTCATGGCGAACACTGACATCACCCGCCACACCCTCAGCGTTTTGGTCCAAAACGTTGACGGCATCATCTCCCGCGTTGTCGCGCTCTTCACTCGACGCGGCTACAGCCTCGTGTCGATCGTCTCGGCAGACACCGGGACACCTGGTATCAACCGCATCACCATGGTGGTGGACGCGGACGAGCTGGTCATCGAGCAGATCACCAAGCAACTCAACAAGATCATCCCGGTGCTCAAGGTTGTCCGCCTCGAAGAGGAAACCACCATTGCCCGCGCCATCATGCTGGTCAAGGTCAACGCGGATAACTCTAATCGCCCCCAGGTCGTCGACGCCGCCAACATCTTCCGCGCGCGCATCGTCGACGTGGCCCAGGACTCCGTGGTCATTGAGGTAACCGGCACCCCCGGCAAACTCAAGGCTCTCCTCGAGGTGTTGGAACCCTTCGGCATCCGCGAGCTCATCCAGTCCGGTCAGATTGCCCTGAACCGCGGCCCGAAGACCATGGCACCCTCCAAATAGGCCAATTTGTCCCATGTGGTGAGATTTTTGGCCACATAGGGCGGATTTCATCTCATGTTGTGGTACAACAGCATGGGAACAACACTTAAATCGAAAGGCAAGAACCTCACTCATGGCTATTGAATTGCTTTACGACGCAGACGCA
Coding sequences within:
- the ilvN gene encoding acetolactate synthase small subunit, which translates into the protein MANTDITRHTLSVLVQNVDGIISRVVALFTRRGYSLVSIVSADTGTPGINRITMVVDADELVIEQITKQLNKIIPVLKVVRLEEETTIARAIMLVKVNADNSNRPQVVDAANIFRARIVDVAQDSVVIEVTGTPGKLKALLEVLEPFGIRELIQSGQIALNRGPKTMAPSK